The region GTTCGGGGTCCGTGTGCTGGGTGCGGATCATGCCTGGAGCTCCTCTGGGTGGAAGGGCCGTTGTCAGTGGTGGGTGCTTCACTGGTGATCGGTCAGGAGAGACCGGTCGGTTGGAGCGGGGGTGCTGTCACGCCGGTGGCCGAGTGGTGGCCGTCGACGGTACGGGGGGGGTGGAGCGGACGGGGGCTTCGTCGGCGGGGTGGGGGCTCATGGCAGCTCTTTCAGGCCCAGGTCGGTCAACAGGTCGCGGGCGAGGGTGAGTTCGGCGGCGATGCCGTCGGCGAGCTGGGCGCGGGCGCGGGGTCGTAGCTCGGGTGGGAGGGCCTGCCAGGTGTAGGTCTCGACCTCCAGGTGCCGGGTGAGGGGGTTCGGGCCGCCGACGAGCCGGGTCAGCGCGGACTTGAGTACGGGAAGCGTGGAGGTGAGGGGTGCGGCGGGGGCCGCGTGGAGCGGGACGTGGAAGTGGGCGCGCCATGGGGAGGCGTCGGGCAGGGCGTCGCCGTCGAGTGCCTCGCCCAGGTCGTCGGTGCCGCGCAGTCCGGCGGCGGTGGCCGTGCGGGTCTGGTGCAGGAAGCGGGGTTCGTCGAAGACGGCGAGGGCCTCGCGGACGTCGGGCAGATGGGGGTGTTCGGCGTGCAGGGCGGCGGAGAGCTGGGACTTGACGACGCGGACGCCTGCCTGGGCGAGCGTGTCCAGGGCGGTGTGCGGATCTTCGAAGGAGGTGGCGAGGTGGCAGGTGTCGACGCAGATGCCGATGCGGTCGTGGCCGATCCCGGTGAGCGGGGCGATGGCGTCGGCGGTGGTCTCGACGGTGCAGCCGGGTTCCGGTTCCAGGCCCACGCGGATGGAGCGGCCGGTGAGTTCGGCGAGTGCGTCGAGGCGTTGCGCGAGGGTGCCCAGGGCGGTCAGGGCGGTGGCCGCGCGCTTGTGGTCGTGGGCGGTGCGCCAGGCGAGGGGCAGGGTGGAGATGCTGCCTTCGGTGACGTCGTCGGGGAGGAGACCCGCGAGGACTCGGGCCAGGTCGGTGGTGTGGGCGAGCCGCTCGGGGTCTGCCCAGTCCGGCTTGTAGACGCGGTACTTGACCTCTTCGGCGCCGAATCCCTCGTAGGGGAAGCCGTTGAGGGTGACGACTTCGAGGCCGCGCCGGTCGAGTTCGGTGCGCAGGCGGCGCAGGGCGGAGGGGTCGTTGATCAGGGCGTGGGCTGCGTCCCTGGCCAGCCACAGTCCGATGCCGAGGCGGTCGCGGCCGAGGCGTCGGCGTACGGGTTCGCAGTGGTCGCGGAGTTGGGCGAGGACGCCGTCGAGGGTTTCGGCGGGGTGGACGTTGGTGCAGTAGGCGAGGTGGACGGTGGAGCCGTCGGGGTGGCGGAAGCGCATCGGTCACTCCCCGCCGCGCAGGACGGAGTTGCCCTCGTGGGTGGCGCCGGTCGCGTCGACTTCGAGGTCCAGCCTGCCGCTGAGCCCGTAGAAGGCGACCGGATTGCGCCACAGAACGCGGTCGACGTCGTCCTCGGTGAAGCCCTTCGCCAGCATCAGGTCGCCGACCCTGCGGGTCTTGAGGGGGTCGCTTCTGCCCCAGTCGGCCGCGGAGTTGACCAAAACCTGTTCGGGGCCGTAGTCGCGGAGGACGGCGACCGTCCGCTCCTCGTCCATCTTGGTCTCGGGATAGACCGAGAAGCCGAGCCAGCAGCCGCTGTCCTTGGCCTCCTTGACGGTGGTCTCGTTGAGATGGTCGACCAGCACGTTTTCCGGGGGCAGGGCCGACTCCCGTACGACGTCCAGGGTGCGGCGCAGTCCGGCGAGTTTGTCGCGGTGCGGGGTGTGGACGAGTGCGGGCAAGCCGTGGTCGGCGGCGAGCTGGAGCTGGGCGGCGAAAGCGGTGTCCTCGGCGGGGGTCATCGAGTCGTAGCCGATCTCACCGACGGCGACGACGTGGTCCTTGGCGAGATACCGGGGCAGTTCGTCGAGGACGGGGGTGCAGCGGGGGTCGTTCGCCTCTTTGGGGTTGAGGGCGATCGTGCAGTGGTGGGCGATGCCGTACTGGGCGGCGCGGAAGGGTTCCCAGCCCAGGAGGGAGTCGAAGTAGTCGAGGAAGGAGGCGGGCGAGGTGCGGGGCTGGCCGAGCCAGAAGGAGGGTTCGACGACGGCGCGGACACCTGCGGTGTACATGGCCTGGTAGTCGTCGGTGGTCCGGGACGTCATGTGGATGTGGGGGTCGAAGATGCGCATCAGGACTCCTTCGCTTCGGACGCCGTCAGGGCCAGGACGCGGTGCAGATCGTCGGGGACGGGGCGGCCGGCGGCGGTGCGTTCGGCGGCGTAGTCGTCGAGCATGCGGGCGAGTTCCGTGTCGGCCCGGGCCCGGTGGTGGAGGTCGGCCACCGCGTCGACGGGCACGCCGGTGAACAGGCACTTCAGCACGGCGTGGCGCCAGTTGTGGGCGTCCAGGTGACGGGCGGCGTACGGGCCGACTGCCGCTGCGACGAGGCGCGTGTCGTTGGTACGCAGAGCGTCTTCGACGAGGGGCAGGGCGTCGGGGCCCGCGACCAGGTGAGGCAGGGCGTACAGGACGGCTCGGCGTTCGGCGGCGGTGCCCTGTCGGTAGACGCGGGTGAGGGCGTCCGGGTCGGCCTGAGCGGCGGTCAGGATCAGGACGCGTACGGCGTCCGCGTGGTCGGTGCCGCAGCGGCGACCTGCCTCGGCGAGGCGCAACGCCCAGGGGGAGATGGGACCTTGGGCGTGCGCACAGGCGGCTGCCTCGTCCAGGGCGAGGGCGAGCCAGGTGCGGGCGGCTGCACCGAGGTGGGCGGTGACCTGGGTTCGGAGGACGTCCAGCGGGGTGCGAGGGAGAGAGCCACCGGCCGCGAGGGCGCCTGGTCCGGTGCGGGGCCGGGTCATGAGGTGCTTCTCTCGGCGGGGGTGGTGGAATACCTGGCCGGTGGTGCGGAGGCGGTGACGGGAGCGGCCTTTGGGGTGGTGGCGGTCAGGGGGTGATCGGTCTCCGGTGCTGCTGGGGCGGGCCGGGGCGGTGTGGCCGTCTGCTGGCCCTGGGCGGGCCAGAGCGGCATGACCACCTGCGGGCCTTTGGCGTACCTGGACGCCGGTGCTGCCTGGGCGAGCCGGGGCGCCGTGGCCGTCAGCGGATCTTGCGCGAACCCGAACACCCGCGCTGCCGGGCGGGGCCTGGGCGGCACGGCCGTCTGCTGGCCCTGGGGAGGCCGGGGCTGCATGGCCGGCTGCGGGCCTTGGGCAGGCCGGGGCTGCATGGCCGTCTGCTGGCCTTGGGCAGGCCGGGGCGGTGTGGCCGGCTGCGGGCCTTGGGCGAACCCGAACGCCCGCGCTGCCGGGTCGGGCCTGGACGGCACGGCCGTCTGCTGGCCCTGGGCGGGCCCGGGCTCCGTGGCCGTCTGTGTGCACTGCGCGGAGGTGGGCGGTGTTGCCGGCGGTTCTGGGGATTCGGGGGAGTCGGCGGGCAGTTTGGCGGTGGAGGGTGCTGTGCGGCGGAGGAAGTGGAGGGAGTGTTCGGCGTATTGGGGGCCCGCGTGGGAGTGGCGGGGGAGTTCCACGACGGTCAGGCCCTGGTAGCCGGTGGCGGACAGTGCGGCGAGTACGGGTGGGAAGTCGATCTCGCCGTCCCCGAACGGGAGGTGTTCGTGGACTCCGCGGCGCATGTCCTCGATCTGGACGTGACGCAGCCAGGGTGCGGCGGCGCGGACGCAGTCGACGGGAGAGAGGGGTTCGAGGCACTGGCAGTGACCGATGTCGAGGGTGAGACCGAGGGCCGCGGGGTCGTCGAGTGCTTGGCGGAGGTGGTGGAAGTCGGCGAGGGTGGCGAGCAGATGGCCTGGTTCGGGTTCGATCGCGAGTGGGACGCCGGCTGCTGTGGCCGCCTCCAGGACGGGGACGAGAGCTTCGGTCAGGCGGTGCCAGGCGGTGTCATGGTCCGTGCCGGCGGGGGTGATACCGCTGAAGCAGTGCACGGCGTGGGCGCCGAGGTCAGCGGCGACGCGCACAGCTCTGAGCAGAAGGTCGACGCGTCGTGAGCGGTCGTCCGGGTCGGGGTCGAGGAGCGAGGGGCCGTGTTTGCGGCGTGGGTCGAGTACGTAGCGGGCGCCGGTCTCCACGGTGACGCCGAGCCCGAGAGAGTTCAGGCGGCGGCCGACGCGTCGGGTGCGCTCGGAGAGGTCGCGGGCGAGCGGGTCCAGGTGCATGTGGTCGAGGGTCAGACCGACGCCGTCGTAGCCGAGGTCGGCCAGCAGACCGAGGGCGTCGTCGAGACGGAGGTCGGTGAGGCCGTTGGTCCCGTAGCCGAAGCGGAAGGGGGTGTGGGGGGTGTCGGGGGTGGTCGCGTCGGACGGTGAACCGGCTCGGGCGCGGTCCCGGTCCCGATTGGCCCGGTCTCGTGCGCCGGGTCGGGTGCTCACCGGCGTTCCTCCTCGTCGCCGGACGGTCGGGCGCCCAAGGCCTCCGGCCGGGTGTCGGCGTCCCGGCCCCGTCCCTTGCCCGGGTGGGCCGGCCGGTCCGCGACCTCTCCCCCGCCCCCGCCCACGCCGCCGCCCCGCAGCCTTGTCGCGAACGCCAGCAGTTCCGCGTACTGCTCTCCCAGTCCCGGGGGGCCGTCGCCCATCGGGTCCTTGAAGTAGAAGCCGAGTTGGCTCAGGGGTCCGGAGATGCCGGCTTCGTGGGCGCGGGCGGTGAGGCGGGCCAGGTCGAGGATCAGGGGGGCCGCCAGGGCCGAGTCGCAGCCCTGCCAGGTGGTCTGGAGGATCATGCGGGTGCCGAGGAAGCCGTCGAAGGCGATGTGGTCCCACGCGGTTTTCCAGTCACCGAGGGACGGGACGTCGTCAATGTGGACCGTGCCCTCCGGTGTGGTGCCGAGGGTGTCGGTGAGGACGCGTTCCTTGCCGGCGTTCTTGGCCGCCGCGGCGGCGGGGTCGGCGAG is a window of Streptomyces sp. B21-083 DNA encoding:
- the eboE gene encoding metabolite traffic protein EboE, producing MRFRHPDGSTVHLAYCTNVHPAETLDGVLAQLRDHCEPVRRRLGRDRLGIGLWLARDAAHALINDPSALRRLRTELDRRGLEVVTLNGFPYEGFGAEEVKYRVYKPDWADPERLAHTTDLARVLAGLLPDDVTEGSISTLPLAWRTAHDHKRAATALTALGTLAQRLDALAELTGRSIRVGLEPEPGCTVETTADAIAPLTGIGHDRIGICVDTCHLATSFEDPHTALDTLAQAGVRVVKSQLSAALHAEHPHLPDVREALAVFDEPRFLHQTRTATAAGLRGTDDLGEALDGDALPDASPWRAHFHVPLHAAPAAPLTSTLPVLKSALTRLVGGPNPLTRHLEVETYTWQALPPELRPRARAQLADGIAAELTLARDLLTDLGLKELP
- a CDS encoding TatD family hydrolase, translated to MRIFDPHIHMTSRTTDDYQAMYTAGVRAVVEPSFWLGQPRTSPASFLDYFDSLLGWEPFRAAQYGIAHHCTIALNPKEANDPRCTPVLDELPRYLAKDHVVAVGEIGYDSMTPAEDTAFAAQLQLAADHGLPALVHTPHRDKLAGLRRTLDVVRESALPPENVLVDHLNETTVKEAKDSGCWLGFSVYPETKMDEERTVAVLRDYGPEQVLVNSAADWGRSDPLKTRRVGDLMLAKGFTEDDVDRVLWRNPVAFYGLSGRLDLEVDATGATHEGNSVLRGGE
- a CDS encoding EboA domain-containing protein produces the protein MTRPRTGPGALAAGGSLPRTPLDVLRTQVTAHLGAAARTWLALALDEAAACAHAQGPISPWALRLAEAGRRCGTDHADAVRVLILTAAQADPDALTRVYRQGTAAERRAVLYALPHLVAGPDALPLVEDALRTNDTRLVAAAVGPYAARHLDAHNWRHAVLKCLFTGVPVDAVADLHHRARADTELARMLDDYAAERTAAGRPVPDDLHRVLALTASEAKES